In Metarhizium brunneum chromosome 3, complete sequence, a genomic segment contains:
- the WSS1 gene encoding DNA-dependent metalloprotease WSS1 translates to MPEHESLVGSYVHLAMEQRASDALHTLKKVASQVKPIMRARGWKVGQLAEFYPNQTNLLGLNVNRGSKICLRLRYPGDKNQFLPFENVLDTMLHELAHIVHGPHDQKFHALWDKLRDECQGLMMKGYTGEGFLGKGRRLGGASMPDREARRLAREAAEKRRIRASQGLGSGQRLGGTAPRPGQDIRQIIASAAERRNAVLQGCGSGRYNDREIIEIADAATRNGFKTQAEEDEANEVAIAQALWELVQEEEKAKHGQSYIRPSPDHPEGTGAGGPLTREAVGTQGQALRSVTAAGASTIRDPKDRGQGTAGSGNGQGPDFWACEICTLHNPLQYLSCEACGSERTQGKRTRSPEPVNGPAKKKVVATPAASTIDLTRDSPPKMRTHQEDGPKKEQTRDPTASPSLAAEAPWVWICSFCGTAMERQWWACSLCGKMKESSK, encoded by the exons ATGCCAGAACACGAGAGCCTGGTAGGCTCCTATGTCCACCTGGCAATGGAGCAGCGAGCCAGTGACGCTCTACATACTCTGAAAAAGGTCGCTTCGCAAGTGAAGCCAATCATGAGGGCTCGCGGATGGAAGGTCGGCCAGTTGGCAGAGTTTTATCCCAACCAAACCAATTTGCTAG GTTTAAATGTAAATAGAGGATCCAAGATATGCCTTCGATTACGGTACCCGGGAGACAAGAACCAGTTTCTCCCGTTTGAGAATGTGCTAGACACGATGCTGCACGAGCTGGCGCATATTGTCCACGGACCGCACGACCAAAAGTTCCACGCACTCTGGGACAAGCTGCGCGACGAGTGCCAGggcttgatgatgaagggaTACACGGGCGAGGGATTCCTGGGCAAGGGACGCCGGCTGGGGGGAGCGAGCATGCCGGACCGGGAAGCACGTCGTCTCGCCCGCGAGGCAGCCGAGAAGCGACGCATCCGCGCATCACAGGGCCTTGGATCCGGCCAAAGACTGGGCGGAACCGCGCCCCGACCCGGCCAGGACATTCGGCAAATCATCGCAAGCGCTGCTGAAAGGCGAAACGCTGTTCTGCAGGGCTGTGGCAGCGGGCGGTACAACGATAGAGAGATTATCGAGATCGCAGACGCGGCCACCAGGAACGGCTTCAAAAcacaggccgaggaggacgaggcgaATGAAGTCGCCATCGCCCAGGCCCTCTGGGAACTTGtccaggaagaggagaaagcGAAACATGGTCAATCGTACATACGCCCGTCGCCCGACCATCCTGAGGGGACGGGCGCAGGCGGGCCGCTCACTCGGGAGGCGGTTGGCACACAGGGCCAGGCCTTGCGCTCTGTCACTGCCGCTGGAGCTTCAACCATCCGAGACCCGAAGGACCGGGGTCAAGGGACAGCAGGTTCCGGAAACGGTCAGGGCCCGGATTTTTGGGCCTGCGAAATTTGCACGTTGCACAACCCGCTACAATATCTCTCCTGTGAGGCCTGCGGGTCGGAGCGGACCCAAGGCAAGAGGACGAGGTCACCAGAGCCCGTAAATGGGCCTGCAAAAAAGAAGGTGGTTGCCACGCCGGCTGCAAGCACGATAGACTTGACAAGAGATAGTCCGCCGAAAATGAGGACGCACCAGGAAGATGGACCTAAAAAAGAGCAGACACGCGACCCGACGGCTTCACCTTCCTTGGCCGCAGAAGCACCTTGGGTGTGGATATGCAGCTTTTGTGGGACGGCTATGGAACGACAATGGTGGGCGTGCTCCCTATGTGGCAAGATGAAGGAAAGCTCCAAGTAG
- the faah-1 gene encoding Fatty acid amide hydrolase 1, with protein MLLDYLQHRRDCPLDREIINKPIEELVQEVHKDPSKAADLLHTYGKVALKAHAKTNCVTEVLIEDAEKWIKDGSINFKGPLAGIPVSLKDTIDVKDYDSSVGVTCNVHKPKTEDGVTVKLLKELGAVPYIKTNIPITLLSFESSNDLWGRSTNPYNSKYTPGGSTGGEGALLAMGGRIGIGSDVAGSVRCPAHFSGIYSLKCSTGRWPKLGMTTSMPGQDGIPAVYSPMARTLNDLFYFTRAVLEKGTYNYDYSCHPIPWRADVVKEYKEKKTMRIGVLRTDGVVDPSPACKRALEMTEAALRRAGHEIIEINPPEPYEALYLASRLLCADGLDTVRGFFRTGEWNDRGVAQMRFYAKLPSPIKYFYYLWVRYIRRDTLWAGLLRDWHRTTTTEYWALIGRREAYKRKWWEYWQATNLDFIIAPPNATPAVPHDGMHDAVSSCGYTFMFNLLDYSAGVIPVTHVDKTKDQLPAGFNIRKLNGIARGAYKLYDANEMHGLPVGVQVIGRRLEEEKVLALMERVEDALGDDKFKLLDVD; from the exons ATGCTTCTAGATTACTTGCAGCACCGCCGTGACTG TCCATTGGACCGGGAGATCATCAACAAGCCCATTGAGGAGCTTGTCCAAGAAGTACACAAGGACCCAAGCAAAGCTGCCGACCTCCTACATACCTATGGAAAGGTTGCATTAAAAGCCCATGCGAAGACCAATTGTGTCACTGAAGTTCTCATTGAGGATGCTGAGAAGTGGATCAAGGACGGATCCATCAACTTCAAAGGCCCTCTTGCTGGTATCCCTGTCAGCCTGAAGGATACCATTGATGTAAAGGACTATGATAGCTCCGTCGGTGTGACGTGTAATGTTCACAAACCCAAGACTGAAGATGGTGTTACTGTCAAGTTGTTGAAGGAGCTTGGAGCTGTCCCATACATCAAGACCAACATCCCCATCACCCTCCTTAGCTTCGAGTCTTCCAACGACCTATGGGGCCGTTCTACCAATCCTTACAACAGCAAGTACACTCCAGGTGGTTCCACGGGTGGTGAGGGCGCACTCCTCGCCATGGGAGGCCGGATCGGTATTGGAAGCGATGTTGCTGGAAGTGTCCGATGCCCCGCGCATTTCTCTGGCATCTActccctcaagtgctcaacTGGTCGATGGCCCAAGCTCGGTATGACCACCAGCATGCCCGGACAGGACGGTATTCCTGCTGTATACAGTCCAATGGCCCGAACACTAAATGATCTCTTCTACTTTACTCGCGCTGTCCTTGAGAAAGGCACCTACAACTATGATTACTCTTGCCATCCTATCCCTTGGAGAGCAGATGTCGTCAAAGAATATaaagagaagaagaccaTGCGAATTGGTGTTTTGCGAACAGACGGTGTTGTTGACCCTAGCCCGGCTTGCAAACGGGCTTTGGAGATGACTGAGGCCGCCCTACGTCGGGCTGGCCACGAGATCATCGAGATCAACCCGCCCGAGCCATATGAAGCCCTATACCTGGCCTCTCGTCTCTTATGTGCCGATGGTCTTGATACCGTCCGCGGATTCTTCAGGACTGGCGAGTGGAATGATCGAGGCGTAGCTCAAATGCGATTCTACGCAAAGCTTCCCAGCCCCATCAAGTACTTTTACTACCTCTGGGTTCGATACATTCGCCGTGATACACTGTGGGCTGGTTTGCTTCGCGACTGGCACCGGACTACCACTACAGAATACTGGGCACTCATTGGGCGCAGAGAAGCTTACAAGAGAAAGTGGTGGGAGTACTGGCAGGCCACCAACCTAGACTTTATCATTGCACCACCCAATGCCACTCCGGCCGTTCCTCATGACGGCATGCATGATGCTGTCAGTAGTTGCGGTTATACTTTTATGTTCAATTTG CTCGATTACAGTGCTGGCGTTATCCCCGTCACACATGtagacaagaccaaggatCAACTGCCTGCTGGCTTCAACATTCGGAAGCTGAATGGCATTGCCCGTGGTGCTTACAAGTTGTATGACGCTAACGAAATGCATGGGCTCCCCGTTGGCGTTCAAGTCATTGGACGAAGAttagaagaagagaaggtTCTCGCTCTGATGGAGCGTGTGGAGGATGCTCTAGGCGATGACAAGTTCAAGTTGTTGGATGTTGATTGA